In the genome of Phycisphaerae bacterium, one region contains:
- a CDS encoding DUF3368 domain-containing protein, which translates to MIVVSDTSPLVALQHLGKVDLLRALFEEVLVPPAVVAELARGTEKWPAVDLSPYPFVRIRSPQRPQPPLNLRVRIDPGEQEAIALALELHADLLLVDDKSGREAAREVGLQHTGTLGVLLRAKSMGFVPLIRPLLDRLVEDIDFYLSREVRDVVLQQAREQK; encoded by the coding sequence GTGATCGTCGTCAGCGATACGTCTCCCCTGGTGGCCCTTCAGCATCTTGGAAAAGTGGATTTGCTCCGCGCCCTCTTCGAAGAGGTGCTCGTTCCGCCCGCCGTGGTGGCCGAACTGGCGCGTGGGACGGAAAAGTGGCCGGCTGTTGATCTCTCGCCCTATCCATTCGTACGCATCCGTTCTCCCCAGCGACCCCAACCTCCCCTAAACCTTCGCGTACGGATCGATCCAGGAGAGCAAGAAGCCATCGCCCTGGCCTTGGAATTACATGCCGATCTCCTGCTCGTTGATGACAAGTCTGGCCGCGAGGCGGCGCGCGAAGTCGGACTCCAGCACACGGGGACGCTGGGCGTCCTCCTCCGCGCCAAGTCGATGGGATTTGTACCGCTGATTCGCCCATTATTGGATCGTCTTGTAGAAGACATCGACTTCTATTTATCTCGCGAGGTTCGGGACGTCGTACTTCAGCAGGCGAGAG
- a CDS encoding UPF0175 family protein: MVLVIPDDILHESGLSEDDALVEFACRLYDAEKLQLWPAARLCGMDRMAFINELQKRRIAVFRPSVEEVKDDIRTLERLSPRS, from the coding sequence ATGGTCTTGGTCATCCCTGACGATATTCTGCACGAGAGCGGTCTAAGCGAGGACGATGCGCTCGTCGAGTTCGCTTGTCGACTCTACGACGCGGAAAAACTCCAGCTCTGGCCCGCGGCCCGCTTGTGCGGCATGGACCGTATGGCCTTCATCAATGAGCTGCAAAAGCGCCGAATCGCGGTTTTCCGCCCTTCCGTCGAAGAAGTTAAGGACGATATCAGAACCCTCGAACGGCTGAGTCCGCGGTCGTGA
- the lpdA gene encoding dihydrolipoyl dehydrogenase, producing the protein MVVGDLAQEVDLLVIGGGPGGYVAACAAADHGIQTALVEKADVPGGVCLREGCIPSKALLHVAKIIGEAAHAADFGVSFSKPQTDVTRLRDWKNSVIKKLSGGVKTLLSGRKVEYINGTAEFEDSRSVFIEGAEVSRIKFKHCIVATGSSAKTLPESLLPRDFYWDAADALKVQEIPKRLLVVGGGYIGLELGQVYAALGSEVTVVEALENVLAGADADLVRPLLTKFRKQMKAIHTAATLKGAKKTGSAYAVTFALEGKDRTEEFDRILVSVGRKPNSAGLGLENTRVQIDSKGFITVDSQRRTTDKRIFAIGDVACEPMLAHKAMREAKVAVEAIAGKTTIFDPACIPAVVYTDPEIAWCGLTEAEAVAKKLDVKVTKFPWAASGRAVSMGRTDGLTKMIFDNKTHRLLGVGIVGAHAGDLIAEAVLGMEMAAVAEDIGASIHPHPATSETLAEAAEAMLGMGVHGGH; encoded by the coding sequence ATGGTCGTTGGTGACTTGGCACAGGAAGTCGATTTGTTGGTTATCGGGGGCGGCCCCGGCGGATATGTCGCGGCCTGCGCGGCGGCGGATCATGGCATCCAAACCGCTCTGGTGGAAAAGGCCGACGTTCCCGGCGGCGTCTGCCTCCGCGAAGGCTGCATCCCCAGCAAGGCCCTCCTGCACGTCGCCAAGATCATCGGCGAGGCCGCCCATGCCGCGGATTTCGGCGTCAGCTTCTCCAAACCGCAAACCGACGTCACCAGGCTCCGCGACTGGAAGAACAGCGTCATCAAAAAACTTTCCGGCGGCGTCAAGACGCTCCTGTCCGGTCGCAAGGTGGAATACATCAACGGCACGGCCGAGTTCGAGGACTCCCGCAGCGTCTTCATCGAGGGGGCCGAAGTCTCGCGGATCAAGTTCAAACACTGCATCGTCGCCACCGGCTCCTCCGCAAAAACCCTGCCCGAATCGCTCCTGCCGCGCGACTTCTACTGGGACGCCGCCGACGCCCTAAAGGTGCAGGAAATCCCCAAGCGCTTGCTCGTCGTGGGCGGCGGCTACATCGGTCTCGAACTTGGGCAGGTTTACGCCGCACTGGGCAGCGAGGTGACCGTCGTCGAGGCACTCGAAAATGTCCTCGCCGGCGCGGATGCCGATCTCGTCCGGCCGCTCCTGACCAAGTTCCGCAAACAGATGAAAGCGATCCACACCGCCGCGACGCTCAAGGGTGCGAAGAAGACCGGCTCGGCCTACGCCGTCACTTTTGCCCTCGAAGGCAAAGACCGGACCGAGGAATTCGACCGCATCCTCGTTTCCGTCGGCCGAAAACCCAATTCCGCCGGTCTGGGGCTGGAGAACACCAGGGTCCAGATCGACTCCAAGGGGTTCATCACCGTCGATTCCCAGCGGCGCACGACCGACAAGCGGATCTTCGCCATCGGCGACGTCGCCTGTGAGCCGATGCTCGCCCACAAGGCCATGCGCGAGGCCAAGGTGGCCGTGGAGGCCATCGCCGGCAAAACGACCATCTTCGACCCCGCCTGCATCCCCGCGGTCGTCTATACCGACCCCGAGATCGCGTGGTGCGGTCTTACCGAGGCCGAGGCCGTCGCCAAAAAGCTGGATGTAAAGGTGACCAAGTTCCCCTGGGCCGCCAGCGGCCGCGCCGTCTCCATGGGCCGCACGGACGGTCTCACCAAGATGATTTTCGACAACAAGACCCACCGCCTACTCGGCGTCGGCATCGTCGGAGCCCATGCCGGCGACCTGATCGCCGAGGCGGTCCTGGGAATGGAAATGGCCGCCGTCGCCGAAGACATCGGCGCCTCGATCCACCCGCACCCCGCCACCAGCGAAACCCTCGCCGAAGCCGCCGAGGCCATGCTGGGCATGGGCGTCCACGGCGGACATTAG
- a CDS encoding cation diffusion facilitator family transporter produces MPDTSLAPVQQETRRRVRAVRIAIAASFSVGVIEAALGWILGLESLIAEGIHTLLDGVDSIVVLVAVLIAARPADRSHQFGHGKFEALGATVEGSFVLVAAGGIAWRAIGRLLRGEAPEQIPLYVCVAMGAAAVFYLVVSLYLMREARATKSPALLAEALHLQTHIYITGGLGVGLLIGAIGDWPITDTILALAVAICLVWISGHIFREVIRQFTDAALPANELDELGRIIERFSDRFLEVHGVRTRQSGAERHLEMHLVVAPETTVASAHALGHEIEAAIAEKWPTTRTMVHLEPLNTADRNHEQWMAGQPKVRTHDASPDEREFIH; encoded by the coding sequence ATGCCCGACACTTCCCTTGCACCCGTCCAGCAGGAGACCCGGCGACGGGTTCGCGCCGTTCGGATTGCCATTGCCGCGAGCTTTTCCGTCGGCGTCATCGAGGCCGCACTCGGTTGGATCCTCGGCCTGGAGAGCCTCATCGCGGAAGGGATCCATACCCTGCTCGACGGCGTGGATTCCATCGTCGTCCTCGTCGCCGTGTTGATCGCCGCGCGGCCTGCTGACCGATCTCACCAATTTGGTCATGGCAAATTCGAGGCCTTGGGCGCGACCGTCGAGGGATCCTTCGTGCTGGTGGCCGCGGGAGGAATCGCCTGGCGGGCCATCGGCCGTCTCTTGCGCGGCGAAGCGCCTGAACAGATTCCGCTTTACGTCTGCGTGGCGATGGGCGCGGCGGCCGTCTTCTACCTCGTCGTCTCGCTCTACCTGATGCGTGAGGCCCGGGCCACGAAGTCGCCGGCCCTGCTCGCTGAAGCCCTGCATCTTCAGACGCACATCTATATCACCGGCGGCCTTGGCGTGGGCCTGCTCATCGGCGCGATCGGTGACTGGCCCATCACGGACACCATTCTGGCTCTTGCCGTCGCGATCTGCCTCGTCTGGATTTCGGGGCACATCTTTCGAGAGGTCATCCGCCAATTCACCGACGCCGCGCTGCCCGCGAACGAACTCGACGAATTGGGCCGGATCATCGAGCGGTTCAGCGATCGATTCCTGGAGGTTCATGGCGTCCGGACCAGGCAATCCGGGGCCGAACGACACCTGGAAATGCATCTCGTCGTCGCGCCGGAGACCACCGTCGCCAGCGCCCACGCATTGGGCCACGAAATCGAGGCGGCGATCGCGGAAAAGTGGCCAACCACGCGGACGATGGTGCATCTTGAGCCGCTCAACACCGCCGACCGCAATCACGAGCAATGGATGGCCGGCCAGCCCAAAGTCCGAACCCACGACGCCTCCCCGGACGAACGCGAGTTCATCCACTGA
- a CDS encoding glycosyltransferase family 2 protein, giving the protein MASPLATVIIPNYNGRRFLPNLLESLAAQRGVESTIIIVDDVSTDDSVEYVQGRWPAVQLIRHVENVGFAASCNAGIRAATTPFVVLLNNDTHVEANWLAEGLRPFDEPDVGSVASLALLAEPPHLIDTAGDVYSVAGGAVKRKHLCPREDSPESESAPFSPSGVSAFYRRDALEKTGLLDERFESYYEDVDLGFRMAWAGYRCVFAPGSVCYHHLSASYHPRSWRYHYNSARNAEIVWWSHMPRRVRFLPAHLVFLAMQVMHKTWQGVGPAYVAGKLGALGHWGHVLHKRRESVGRAQVSTSKIEEQLVRDWWKLHVRSRGSTSNPTGGA; this is encoded by the coding sequence ATGGCCTCACCGCTCGCCACCGTCATCATCCCCAATTATAACGGCCGCCGGTTTCTACCCAATCTCCTGGAGTCTCTCGCCGCTCAGCGTGGCGTCGAGTCCACGATCATCATCGTGGATGACGTCTCCACCGATGATAGCGTCGAATACGTGCAAGGCCGGTGGCCGGCCGTTCAACTGATCCGCCACGTTGAAAATGTCGGTTTCGCGGCGAGTTGCAACGCCGGCATTCGTGCCGCGACGACGCCCTTCGTCGTGCTGCTCAATAACGACACGCACGTTGAGGCGAATTGGCTGGCCGAGGGTCTGCGGCCGTTTGACGAGCCCGATGTCGGCTCGGTCGCCTCGCTGGCGCTGCTCGCCGAGCCGCCGCACTTGATTGACACGGCGGGAGACGTGTACAGCGTGGCGGGCGGGGCGGTCAAGCGAAAGCACTTGTGCCCGCGCGAGGACAGCCCTGAATCGGAATCGGCGCCTTTTTCACCTTCTGGGGTGTCGGCGTTTTATCGGCGGGACGCGCTGGAAAAAACGGGTCTGCTCGATGAACGGTTCGAGAGCTATTACGAAGATGTCGATCTGGGGTTCCGCATGGCGTGGGCGGGGTATCGGTGCGTCTTCGCGCCGGGGTCGGTCTGTTATCACCACTTAAGTGCATCGTACCATCCGCGAAGCTGGAGGTATCACTACAACTCGGCTCGAAATGCGGAGATCGTCTGGTGGAGCCACATGCCTCGCCGCGTCCGCTTTCTGCCGGCGCACCTGGTGTTTCTGGCGATGCAGGTCATGCATAAGACGTGGCAGGGCGTGGGTCCGGCGTATGTGGCGGGAAAGCTCGGGGCGCTGGGGCATTGGGGTCATGTCCTGCACAAGCGGCGGGAATCCGTGGGCCGCGCGCAGGTCTCGACATCGAAGATTGAGGAACAGTTGGTGCGCGATTGGTGGAAGCTGCACGTGCGCTCGCGCGGATCTACATCGAATCCCACAGGTGGCGCGTGA
- a CDS encoding glycosyltransferase family 2 protein, with amino-acid sequence MISILTVNYHSSADVGVLAESLRKHPSRGPMQLVVTNNSPDDSIGLVGDERLSIDIADSVNRGFAAGINLAFQRSQGQYVMIANPDVQVTAGAMDAAIDLLVADRTTGVVLPLMRNIDGQVQRSARQFYTWPVALFARSPLRWLGIRPAFFRRYLCEDLPLDVPTTVDWGLGGAMFLRREDCESDGVFDERFFLYFEDVDLCYRTWLRGQRVMYCPRIECIHAHRRSSRNPFTLAGWHHLRSFLAFRKKYGGLPQRPVPQTT; translated from the coding sequence GTGATCAGCATCCTTACGGTGAATTATCATTCGTCGGCGGACGTGGGGGTGTTGGCGGAGTCACTGCGCAAGCACCCTTCGCGCGGGCCGATGCAGCTTGTCGTCACCAATAATTCGCCGGACGATTCGATCGGGCTGGTGGGGGACGAACGCCTATCCATTGACATCGCGGATTCGGTGAATCGCGGGTTCGCGGCCGGGATCAACTTGGCCTTTCAGCGGTCACAGGGCCAATACGTCATGATCGCGAACCCGGATGTACAAGTGACCGCGGGAGCCATGGACGCGGCCATCGACCTGTTAGTCGCGGATCGGACGACGGGCGTGGTCCTGCCGCTTATGCGCAATATCGACGGCCAAGTCCAGCGTTCCGCTCGGCAGTTTTATACCTGGCCGGTCGCACTCTTTGCGCGCTCGCCGCTGCGGTGGCTGGGCATCCGGCCCGCGTTTTTTCGCCGGTACCTTTGCGAAGACCTGCCGTTGGATGTTCCGACGACCGTGGATTGGGGCCTGGGCGGCGCGATGTTTCTGCGGCGCGAGGATTGCGAATCCGACGGGGTCTTCGATGAACGTTTTTTTCTCTACTTCGAGGACGTCGACCTTTGCTATCGCACGTGGCTCCGCGGTCAGCGCGTGATGTATTGCCCGCGGATCGAGTGTATTCATGCCCACCGGCGGTCCAGCCGCAATCCCTTTACGCTCGCCGGGTGGCATCACTTGCGGAGTTTTTTGGCTTTTCGAAAGAAATACGGTGGGCTGCCGCAGCGTCCGGTCCCTCAAACTACCTGA
- a CDS encoding Minf_1886 family protein: MSVSQTTQNPIEAIADRLGKYRPEAYEFLRQGLDVTVQKTHGQIAKSVRKVIEWLESEGAQLSELPALLRRKNVPRFVAKFIEESGSIKAATQRLNLHVDGEDLCWGLRDLALDQWGLLAPVVLRHWGIRSTKDFGRMVFALVDHGLLQKQPEDDIRDFDNVFDFETAFVQSYKIDLSRQPAKAEKSE; the protein is encoded by the coding sequence ATGAGCGTGTCACAAACGACTCAAAACCCGATCGAGGCCATAGCTGATCGGTTGGGAAAATATCGACCGGAAGCCTACGAGTTCCTGCGCCAGGGCCTGGACGTCACCGTACAAAAGACGCACGGCCAGATCGCCAAGTCGGTGCGCAAGGTCATCGAGTGGTTGGAATCAGAAGGGGCGCAGCTTTCCGAATTGCCGGCGCTCCTGCGGAGGAAAAACGTCCCGCGATTCGTGGCCAAGTTCATCGAAGAATCGGGCAGCATCAAGGCCGCGACGCAGCGCCTCAATCTCCACGTGGACGGTGAGGATCTGTGCTGGGGACTGCGGGATTTGGCGCTCGACCAATGGGGCTTGCTCGCGCCGGTCGTGCTGAGGCATTGGGGTATCCGCTCGACCAAGGATTTCGGCAGAATGGTCTTCGCCCTGGTCGATCACGGGCTCTTGCAGAAACAGCCGGAAGACGATATCCGCGACTTCGATAACGTATTCGATTTCGAAACGGCCTTCGTCCAGTCCTACAAGATCGACTTATCCAGGCAGCCTGCGAAAGCTGAAAAGTCGGAGTAA
- the ricT gene encoding regulatory iron-sulfur-containing complex subunit RicT, giving the protein MVATLAVLNNKPDQYGGASFSPSGCNPNHKCGNGLEKIYPTCAVRYGYMGYIGEFRYAPGMLFGCGAKVVVQTSRGIEIGQQVSLTCTGCDKSIKRQQVLDYAKNSGPDFYRLKSGRILREATPQDLLEEKHLNDGSSEKLSRARELARQHGLTMKFVACEHLFGGERLVFHFMSEDRVDFRDLVRDLAHDFHTRIEMHQVGARDEARLVADYEICGRECCCKNFLKTLRPVSMRMAKLQKATLDPAKVSGRCGRLRCCLRYEHEGYEELNKKLPRLGLRVRTDRGAGTIRDRQILTQLLTIEYDSDGLVETVGLEEVVEQNVPMPDVGEQRPAADRYPGRGTGDRDRRPPIQPANPPRPIRPQVEAPPANTDNMIDRPGRDGPPDAPSGDMPETADQNQGTDRPHRGRRRRRRGRRHRPPEAGGPAGAGPGDPGPGFPPGGQG; this is encoded by the coding sequence ATGGTTGCCACGTTGGCCGTCCTGAACAATAAACCCGACCAATACGGCGGCGCGAGCTTTTCCCCGAGTGGTTGCAACCCCAACCACAAGTGCGGGAACGGTCTGGAGAAGATCTACCCTACCTGTGCCGTTCGATACGGCTACATGGGATACATCGGGGAGTTCCGCTACGCGCCGGGCATGTTGTTCGGTTGCGGGGCGAAGGTTGTGGTCCAGACCAGCCGGGGGATCGAGATTGGCCAGCAGGTCAGTCTGACTTGTACCGGCTGCGACAAATCGATCAAGCGCCAGCAGGTGCTCGACTACGCCAAGAACAGCGGACCGGATTTCTATCGACTCAAATCCGGGCGAATCCTCCGCGAAGCCACCCCCCAGGACCTGCTGGAAGAAAAACACCTCAACGACGGAAGTTCGGAAAAACTCAGCCGGGCGCGGGAACTCGCTCGACAACACGGCTTGACCATGAAATTCGTGGCCTGCGAGCACCTTTTTGGTGGCGAGCGTCTCGTGTTTCATTTCATGTCTGAAGATCGCGTCGACTTTCGCGACCTGGTCCGCGACCTGGCACACGACTTCCATACACGGATTGAGATGCATCAGGTGGGCGCTCGCGACGAAGCCCGCCTCGTCGCGGATTATGAAATTTGCGGCCGGGAATGCTGCTGCAAGAACTTCCTGAAGACCCTCCGTCCCGTTTCAATGCGCATGGCCAAGCTGCAGAAGGCGACCCTCGATCCCGCCAAGGTGTCCGGCCGATGCGGGCGGTTGCGCTGCTGCCTCCGCTACGAGCACGAGGGCTATGAGGAGTTGAACAAGAAGCTTCCGCGCCTCGGCCTGCGCGTCCGGACGGATCGCGGAGCCGGGACGATCCGCGACCGACAAATCCTCACGCAGCTCTTGACGATCGAATACGATTCAGACGGCCTCGTTGAAACGGTCGGCTTGGAAGAGGTCGTTGAGCAGAATGTGCCGATGCCCGACGTAGGTGAACAGCGGCCGGCCGCCGACCGGTATCCCGGACGGGGTACGGGAGACCGTGATCGACGTCCGCCGATTCAGCCGGCCAATCCCCCGCGCCCGATTCGGCCGCAAGTGGAAGCCCCACCGGCGAATACGGACAATATGATCGACCGTCCGGGCCGGGACGGGCCGCCGGATGCCCCATCAGGTGACATGCCGGAGACGGCCGATCAAAACCAGGGAACTGATCGACCTCACCGCGGTCGGCGGCGGCGCCGCCGGGGTCGGCGGCATAGACCACCCGAGGCCGGTGGACCGGCGGGCGCAGGTCCCGGCGACCCGGGGCCGGGTTTTCCGCCGGGCGGACAAGGGTAG
- a CDS encoding PQQ-dependent sugar dehydrogenase, which translates to MESVGLGLPPGFVEEDVLSGLTQPVGVTFSTDGRLFFWEKAGRVFVVENGVKRLLIDISAEVLNWWDHGLLGFALDPDFNTNGYLYLLYAVDYEYLVANGDPQGTNPLGGAPDQMRDTIGRLTRYTCNSPSATPTVDLESWTILIGHWQTNPTPPHVTDGIPITSSSHGPDTLVFAADGTLLVSVGDGGQWHNPDSGGSRVTPYSTNTAESDGILTLPEQVGSFRAQLVNSYNGKILRLDVDSIDPVLGCAGVASNPYYEAASPYAPRSKTWAMGFRNPYRFSLRPGTGQADPLAGEPGTIYVGDVGVNNWEEMDVVSAALARTGKANYGWPRFEGMSLAAGFPSIQKANRDAPNPLFDGIACTQEFFYFNDLLIEAVDTKLLTPSWPNPCDSEESIPSELTYLHQRPLFDWRHGIAQTRVPIFNANGTAATVNIDDPASPIIGASFAGPCAFGGLFYTGDKFPAEYQGTYFFADCWVGWIRNLVVDRNDAALEIRDFQALTDGKPVCFAFDPAGYGLYYASFTSQKIKRIAVDCNANGSGDDLDIALETSRDCNVNGLPDECDPESRDIDLMVGQLLAATQNPLLVCMLDSNADNQLDGRDITAFVDALVGP; encoded by the coding sequence ATGGAATCGGTCGGCCTCGGATTGCCGCCGGGCTTTGTCGAGGAAGACGTTCTGAGCGGGCTTACACAGCCGGTCGGCGTGACCTTTTCCACCGATGGTCGGCTGTTCTTCTGGGAAAAGGCCGGCCGGGTCTTTGTCGTCGAAAACGGCGTCAAGAGACTCCTTATCGATATCTCCGCCGAGGTGTTGAATTGGTGGGACCACGGGCTGTTGGGGTTTGCCCTGGATCCCGACTTCAACACGAACGGTTACCTGTACCTTCTGTACGCGGTGGATTACGAGTACCTCGTGGCGAACGGCGATCCACAGGGAACGAATCCGTTGGGAGGAGCGCCGGATCAAATGCGGGATACCATCGGCCGATTGACCCGGTATACGTGCAACAGTCCTTCGGCGACTCCCACGGTGGACCTTGAAAGCTGGACGATCCTGATTGGCCACTGGCAAACCAATCCCACTCCGCCACATGTCACCGATGGCATCCCTATCACCAGCTCATCGCACGGCCCGGACACACTGGTGTTCGCCGCGGACGGCACCTTGTTGGTTAGCGTTGGGGATGGTGGACAATGGCACAACCCCGACAGCGGCGGCTCACGAGTCACACCGTACAGCACGAACACGGCGGAGAGCGACGGAATCCTCACTCTGCCCGAGCAAGTGGGGTCATTCCGAGCCCAGCTCGTCAACTCGTACAACGGGAAGATCCTCCGCCTCGATGTAGATTCCATCGATCCGGTGCTCGGCTGTGCCGGAGTTGCCAGCAATCCGTACTATGAGGCGGCGAGCCCCTACGCTCCCAGGTCCAAGACCTGGGCGATGGGGTTTCGTAACCCCTATCGGTTTTCGCTTCGTCCGGGCACGGGGCAGGCCGATCCCCTGGCCGGCGAGCCCGGAACGATCTACGTGGGCGACGTGGGCGTGAACAACTGGGAAGAGATGGATGTGGTATCGGCCGCGCTGGCCCGCACGGGGAAAGCGAACTACGGCTGGCCGCGCTTTGAGGGGATGAGCCTGGCGGCCGGTTTCCCCTCGATCCAAAAGGCCAATCGGGACGCGCCGAATCCACTGTTCGACGGCATCGCATGTACGCAGGAGTTTTTTTACTTCAATGACCTGTTGATCGAGGCGGTCGATACGAAACTCCTGACTCCGTCGTGGCCGAATCCGTGCGACAGCGAAGAATCAATTCCATCGGAATTGACCTACCTGCACCAACGCCCGCTCTTCGACTGGCGCCACGGTATCGCGCAAACGCGGGTGCCTATTTTCAATGCCAATGGGACTGCGGCGACAGTGAACATCGACGATCCTGCATCGCCAATCATCGGGGCCAGTTTTGCGGGGCCGTGTGCGTTTGGCGGCCTCTTTTACACCGGGGATAAGTTTCCGGCCGAATATCAGGGCACGTACTTCTTCGCCGATTGCTGGGTAGGCTGGATCCGCAATCTCGTGGTGGACCGGAACGACGCAGCCCTGGAGATCCGCGATTTCCAGGCCTTGACCGACGGAAAGCCCGTATGTTTTGCCTTCGACCCCGCCGGATATGGTCTCTACTACGCGAGCTTTACCAGCCAAAAAATCAAACGGATTGCCGTCGATTGCAACGCCAACGGATCGGGCGACGACCTCGACATCGCCCTCGAAACGAGTCGCGATTGCAATGTCAACGGCCTTCCCGATGAATGCGACCCCGAGTCGCGGGATATCGACCTGATGGTGGGCCAGCTTCTGGCCGCGACGCAGAACCCCCTCCTGGTCTGCATGTTGGATTCCAACGCCGACAACCAATTGGACGGAAGAGACATCACCGCATTCGTGGATGCATTGGTCGGCCCGTGA
- the icd gene encoding isocitrate dehydrogenase (NADP(+)), giving the protein MPGEKISRGPAERLSVPHHPIIPFIEGDGTGPDIWRASVRVFDAAVERAYRGERKIDWMEVLAGEKAFKKTGNWLPDETVQAFKDYLVGIKGPLTTPVGGGIRSLNVALRQTLDLFVCLRPVRYFKGVPSPVRQPEQVEMVIFRENTEDIYAGIEYAGGTPESQKILDFLGKEFPKEFGKVRFGTREKTEAWLRQLEAIGAPKREMPVQVGIGFKPVSYLGTERLVHSALGYAIKNKRKSVTLVHKGNIMKFTEGAFRDWGYQVAREFYGAVELDGGPWCKIPDGRPGAGLVIKDVIADAFLQQILTRPADYDVIATLNLNGDYVSDALAACVGGIGIAPGGNINYISGHAVFEATHGTAPKYADQDKVNPGSVILSGEMMLRYMGWTEAADLIIKGVEGAIAAKRVTYDLHRLMEGATLLKCSEFGDAVIKNMG; this is encoded by the coding sequence ATGCCTGGCGAAAAGATCAGCCGCGGTCCAGCAGAACGACTTTCCGTTCCCCATCACCCGATCATCCCCTTTATCGAGGGCGACGGGACGGGCCCGGATATCTGGCGGGCGTCGGTTCGCGTCTTTGACGCCGCCGTCGAGCGCGCCTATCGAGGAGAGCGGAAGATTGATTGGATGGAAGTCCTCGCGGGGGAGAAGGCCTTCAAGAAGACCGGAAACTGGCTGCCCGATGAGACGGTGCAGGCGTTCAAAGACTACCTTGTGGGAATCAAGGGGCCATTGACTACTCCCGTCGGCGGCGGCATTCGCTCCCTCAATGTGGCTCTTCGCCAAACGCTGGACCTGTTCGTTTGCCTTCGGCCCGTTCGCTACTTCAAAGGCGTCCCCTCGCCGGTTCGTCAGCCCGAGCAGGTCGAGATGGTGATCTTCCGCGAGAACACGGAGGACATTTACGCGGGAATCGAATATGCGGGCGGAACCCCGGAGTCGCAAAAGATCCTCGACTTTCTCGGCAAGGAGTTTCCCAAGGAGTTCGGGAAGGTTCGTTTCGGCACCAGGGAAAAAACGGAAGCGTGGCTCAGGCAGTTGGAGGCCATCGGGGCGCCCAAGCGCGAGATGCCCGTGCAGGTTGGCATCGGTTTCAAGCCTGTCAGCTACCTCGGCACCGAGCGATTGGTGCACAGCGCCCTCGGTTACGCCATCAAGAACAAGCGCAAGAGCGTCACGCTGGTCCACAAGGGCAACATCATGAAATTCACGGAGGGCGCCTTTCGTGATTGGGGTTATCAAGTCGCCAGGGAGTTCTACGGCGCGGTCGAGCTGGACGGTGGACCGTGGTGTAAGATTCCCGACGGCCGCCCCGGGGCCGGTCTCGTCATCAAGGACGTGATTGCGGATGCGTTCCTGCAGCAGATTCTCACTCGACCGGCCGATTATGACGTTATCGCGACGCTGAACCTCAATGGCGATTACGTCTCCGACGCCCTGGCGGCGTGCGTGGGCGGGATCGGGATCGCCCCCGGCGGCAACATCAATTACATCTCCGGTCACGCCGTCTTCGAGGCGACGCACGGCACAGCCCCCAAATACGCCGACCAGGACAAGGTCAACCCCGGCAGCGTGATACTTTCGGGCGAGATGATGCTGCGGTACATGGGTTGGACGGAAGCCGCCGACCTGATCATCAAGGGTGTGGAGGGGGCGATCGCCGCGAAGCGCGTGACGTACGATCTGCACCGGCTGATGGAAGGGGCGACGCTTTTGAAGTGCAGCGAGTTCGGGGATGCGGTGATCAAGAATATGGGATGA
- a CDS encoding ATP-dependent Clp protease adaptor ClpS, with the protein MSVSATTTKQKPKTAAARPANKPKLIPPYHVILLDDDDHTYDYVIEMLGKVFGHATPTAMHMAKEVDTTGRVIVDTTSLERAELKRDQIHAYGADWRIPRCKGSMSATIEPAE; encoded by the coding sequence ATGTCTGTGTCGGCAACAACTACGAAGCAGAAGCCCAAAACCGCTGCTGCGAGGCCGGCGAACAAGCCCAAGCTCATCCCGCCGTATCACGTCATCCTACTCGACGACGACGACCACACTTACGATTACGTCATCGAGATGCTCGGGAAGGTCTTTGGCCACGCCACGCCCACGGCCATGCACATGGCCAAGGAGGTCGATACGACCGGCCGAGTGATCGTGGACACGACCTCGCTCGAACGGGCGGAGCTGAAAAGAGATCAGATCCACGCCTACGGGGCCGATTGGCGAATTCCACGCTGTAAGGGAAGCATGTCGGCGACGATTGAACCAGCAGAATGA